One Archangium violaceum genomic window, GTTGGGGCACACACTGGACGCGCTGCTCGCACCGGAGTGGCGCGCCCACCCGTGGGTGCAGCGGTACTGGGAGCTGCGCGGCATCACCGCACCCCTCTTCCTGCTGGTGGCGGGCTTCGCGGTGGTGGCCGCGCTCGGAACCTCCCAGGAGAGCGCGGGCCAGTCCTTCGGCCGCCGGTTGCGGCGCGCGCTGCTGCTCCTCTTCCTCGGCTACCTGGTGCACTGGCCGGGCTGGGACACGGCGCATGCGCTCGGCTGGGGCGAGGAGCTGCGCTCGCTCGTCTTCTCCTTCGATGCGTTGCAGAGCATTGGCGTGAGCCTGCTGGTGGGCGCGGCGGTGCTGGTGCTGGCGCGCGGAACCTGGACGCGGGCCGTGGTGCTCGCCGCGCTGGCCGTGGGCATCCCCCTGGCGAGCACCTGGATGTGGAACGCCGCCACGGGCTGGCCCATCGAGCTGCGGCAGGCGGTGGGCATGCCGGGCGCGCGCTTCCCGCTCTTCCCCTGGGCGGGCTTCTTCTTCGCCGGGGCGCTCGCGGCCCACCTGCTGCGGTTGCTGCGGCCCGGCTGGCCCCAGGGCCTGGCCCTCGTGGCGCTCGGTGGGGGGCTGGTGCTGCTCACCGGGCGGCTGCCCGCGGACTGGAGCCCCACCAGCGCGTGGCTCGTCGCCTTCCGCGTGGGCGAGGGCCTCCTGGTGCTGGGCGCCGTCAACCTGGTGCCCCAGGTGCTCTCGCGCCTGCTGGCGCCCCTGGGCCGCGCGTCCCTCTGGCTCTACGTGCTGCACCTGCCGGTGGTGTACGGCTGGGCCGGGACGGCGGGCCTGGCCGGACGCGTGGGGCCCACGCTGGGGCTGGTGCCCGCCCTGGGTGTGGGCCTGGGACTGCTCGCGGTGTGCTACGCCATCGCCCGTCTGGCGAAGCTGATCCGCGGGGGCCGCCGCGCCTCGGACACCACGAAGTGGCGCGCCCGCCCCGTGCCCATCGACGGCGCCGCGCTGCGCTCCGGCCAACGCACCTGACGTGGGTGGAGCATTTACACCGCACCTGCGCGTGCGCTAGATGCGCACCTCTCTCCCTCACAATCCGAGCAAACGAGGAAACATGCATCTGCTGCAGAAGCTCTCCGTCATCGCCGTCCTCTCCATGGGCCTGTCGGGCTGCGCGGGCGCGGCCTTCATCGGCCGTCCCGTCATCGGCACCACCACCCTCTACGCCGCCACCTCCGCCACCGAGTTCATCAACGAGCAGACGAGGCTCGGCACGAAGAGCGGCGAGGGCTGCGTGACGTCCATCCTCGGCATCGTCACCACCGGTGACGCCACCGCCACCGAGGCCGCGCGCAAGGCCGGCATCAACCGCGTCACCCACATCGATCACAAGTTCGAGAACATCCTCGGCCTCTACGCGAAGTACTGCGTCATGGTGTACGGCGACTAGCCGCCGCACCCGGTGCCGCGTCCCCGCCCACGAGGCCGAGTGACGCGGCGCTCCACAGCGTTTCCCTCCACACCCGAGAGACTGCTAATTTCCTGACGCTTCCGGCCTCCCCCCCCACTCAGACCCGAACGGGTCCCCGGCCGCGAAGCACAGTGAAAGTACAGCCTCATGAAATTCAACTCGCTTGTTCGTCCCTTGTTCCTGGTCGCTGTCACCGCGGGTACCGCGGCATTCGCCCAGGCGGCGAAGCCCACCGCTGCTGCTCCGGCCGCCCCCACCACCGCCGCCCAGAACGTCGTCATCGACCGCGCCCTGCTCAAGGCGTTCAAGGTCCTGCCGACCCGCTTCGAGGATCCGAAGAACCCCATCACCCCGGAGAAGGTGGAGCTGGGGCGGATGCTGTACTTCGATACCCGCCTGTCGAAGAACCAGGACGTGTCCTGCAACAGCTGCCACGACCTGAACAAGTTCGGCGTGGACGGCAAGCCCTTCTCCACGGGCCACAAGAAGCAGCTCGGCGGCCGTAACTCGCCCACCGTGTACAACTCCGGTGGCCACCTCCTGCAGTTCTGGGACGGCCGCGCCGCCAACCTGGAGGAGCAGGCCAAGGGCCCCATCCTCAACCCCGTCGAAATGGCGATGCCCAGCGAGGAGCGCGTCGTGGAGACGGTGAAGTCCATCCCCGGCTATGTGACGGCCTTCCAGAAGGCCTTCCCGGGCGAGGCGGACCCGGTGACGTACGACAACCTGGCCAAGGCCATTGGCGCGTTCGAGCGCCAGCTCGTCACCCCCTCGCGCTTCGACAAGTTCCTCGCCGGTGACGACAAGGCGCTGAGCGCGGCGGAGAAGGTCGGCCTCCAGAAGTTCCTCGAGCAGGGCTGCCAGACCTGCCACAACGGCCCCGCCATCGGTGGCTCGATGCAGAAACTGGGGCTCGTGGTGCCCTTCCAGTCCAAGGATCAGGGTCGCTTCGATCTCACCAAGAAGGAGTCGGACCGGATGATGTTCCGCGTCCCCACCCTGCGCAACGTGACCAAGACGGCGCCGTACTTCCACGACGGCTCGGTGAAGGAGCTGCAGACGGCCGTGAAGCTGATGGCCCAGCACCAGTTCGGCAAGCAGATCTCCGATGCCGACGCGAAGTCGATCGTCACCTTCCTCGACTCGCTCACCGGCGAGCTGCCCAAGAGCTACATCGCCAGGCCGAAGCTGCCGGCCAGCGGCCCGAAGACCCCGAAGCCGGATCCGTCCTGACGTGAAGCACCTGTCCCCGCGCGCCATCGGGTGACGCGGGGGCCCCACCGCCCCCCCGCCCGGCGGCCCTGGCTAGGAAGCCATGCGCTCGCGGGGCGGAGGTTGGGTGGCCCGGCCCCGCTCATCCAGGGCACGGACCACCGCCTCCAGGGCCGCGATGCGCCGGCCGGCGCGACCCCCGGCCCACCGCTCCGGAAGCCGCGCGCCCAGCTGCTCCGCCCCCTGCTCCACTCCGCCCGTCTTGTTCTTGAGCGCCCGCGCGCACGCGAGCCGCACGTTCAGCGCCTCGGGCACCGGGAAGCCATCCCTGCGCAGCAGCTCCAGCGCGAACGTCGTCCACACCGCGAGCTTGTCTCCCGGGCGCAGGAAGGCCTGGAAGCGCGCGAGCCCCGTCTCCAGGGACTCGCCCGCCAGCAGAACCTCCTCCGGGAGCTCCACGTGCAGTGGCGTGCTGCGCGCCATCGGCTGCCTCGGGGCGAGGATGGCCTCGAAGCGCTCACCCGTGGCCGGGCGCATCGCCACCAGGTGCACCAGCTCGGAGGGAAGATTCTGCTCCGCGGGGTGCGCGTTGGCCTCGGCGTAGAGGAGCACGAGGTGCTCGAAGCTCTCGGCGATGGCGCGCAGCTCCAGCGGCGGCTGCCACGCGGACTTGTAGATGCGCCGGCGCGGCGGCTCCGTCCGCTTCTCCTGGCAGTCGAGCTGCGTGTCCACCATGTACTCGAAGGCGCGCAGCATGGTGTCGAAGCGCTCCTGCTCGCCCTCGAGCGCCCCCAACACCTCCACCACCGCCTCGATGGTGGAGACGCAGTGCTCGGCCGGCTCGGCGCGGATGCGGTAGTTGCTCGGGCGGCGCGGGACGAAGCCGATGCGCGGCAACCCCGCGAGCAGGGGATTCGTCTTCACCAGCTTGCGCGCCAGCGGCCAGGTGCCGTCCACCACGATGAGCGTCTCGGGGGGATTCTCCTTCGCCTCCTCCAAGGGGATGGCCTCCTCTCCCGGGAAGAGGACGGCCACGCGCTCGGGACGCGCCGCGAGCTCCGCGAGCCGCCGATGACCGGTGAAGTCCACTCCCACGTGGAGCTCGGAGTTGGGCAGGGACAGGTGCGCCATGCGAGCCGTGCCGATGGCCACCCGGCGCTCGCGGGGGTGCTGGAGGAAGACGAGCCGCGTGCGCGAGTCCACCTGGGGCACGCGTGCGCAGTAGCACGTGGACTGGGGACGCAGGCAGCGGAGACAGAGGGAACGCACCCCGCCGCTTTAACGGTCCCCGAGAAAGCCGGCAAGGACTGGCGACGAGCCGCTCGAAGGTGGATGAGGGGAACCCGGAGGCCCGACTGTCTACCGAGACCCGAGAAAGCAAGGGGTTGCTCCCTACCCTGGCGACCTCTCGTGCGGCCCCTGTCATGCTGCGCCGCCGGCGAGCGCGACCTCTCTCATCCACCGCGCCCAGGGAGCCCCATGCAACAGGCCACCAATCCCCAGCCCCTCACGTTCGATCTCCTCAGCCTCGAGACCGCCCGGAACCCGCACCCGATGTACCACGCGCTTCGGACCCAGCAGCCGATCCTCTGGAGCCCCCAGCTCCACGGATGGGTGCTCACCCGCCACGCCGACATCTCCCAGGTGCTGAAGGATCCCCGCCTGGTCGCCGGGCCCATGACGGGACAGTTCGAGCGCCTCCCCGAGGACATCCGCAAGCAGCTCACGCCCCTGCGCGACGCCGTCAACATGTGGATGGGGCACACCACCAACGAGGGCCACCTCCGCTTCCAGGCGCTGCTCAAGCGCTACTTCACTCCGCGCACCGTGGAGAACTTCCGGCCCCGCATCCAGGCCCTCACCGACACGTTGCTCGACGCCGCCGCGGCCCGGGGCTCCTCCTTCGACATGGTGAAGGACCTCGCCATCCCCCTGCCGTCGAACGTCATCGCCGAGATGCTCGGCGTGCCGCTCGCCGACGAGTACCTGCTCCAGCGCTGGTCTCGCGATCTGGGGGGCATCTTCACCAACTTCAATCCCGAGCAGCTCTTCCAGAGCCAGAAGAGCGTCCTGGAGATGATGGACTACATGCGCGAGGTCCTCTCCCAGTACCGCCGCGGCGCCTCGGGCGAGAACATCCTCGAGGTCTTCCTGCGCGCCCAGGACGAGGGCCTCGTCACCGAGGAGGAGATCCTCGCCAACTGCGTGCTGCTCCTGTTCGCCGGCCATGAGACCACCGCGCGGCTCATCAGCCGGGGCCTGGCACTTCTCTTCGACCACCCGGAGCAGCTCGCGATGCTGCGCCAGCAGCCCTCGCTCATTCCCCAGGCGGTGGAGGAGATGCTGCGCTACGGCGACGTGGCGGGCATGACCACCCGGCTCACCGTCGCGCCCGTGGAGCTCGGCGGCCAGACGATGCAGCCGTACCAGATGGTGTACGTGATGCTCGCCGCGGCGAACCGGGATCCCTCGCTCTTCCCCGACCCGGACCGGTTCGACATCACCCGCAAGCCGGGCAAGCACGTGGCGTTCGGGTACGGCTCGTTCTACTGCCTGGGCGCGGCGCTGGCGCGGCTGGAGGCCCAGGTCTTCTTCGAGACGCTGCTGCGGCGCTTCCCCAACGTGCGGCCCGCGAAGGGCGCCTCGCCAGTGTGGGAGCAGCAGGGTCCCCTCAACATGCATCTGGTCACGCTCCCGGTG contains:
- a CDS encoding tRNA-uridine aminocarboxypropyltransferase; this encodes MRSLCLRCLRPQSTCYCARVPQVDSRTRLVFLQHPRERRVAIGTARMAHLSLPNSELHVGVDFTGHRRLAELAARPERVAVLFPGEEAIPLEEAKENPPETLIVVDGTWPLARKLVKTNPLLAGLPRIGFVPRRPSNYRIRAEPAEHCVSTIEAVVEVLGALEGEQERFDTMLRAFEYMVDTQLDCQEKRTEPPRRRIYKSAWQPPLELRAIAESFEHLVLLYAEANAHPAEQNLPSELVHLVAMRPATGERFEAILAPRQPMARSTPLHVELPEEVLLAGESLETGLARFQAFLRPGDKLAVWTTFALELLRRDGFPVPEALNVRLACARALKNKTGGVEQGAEQLGARLPERWAGGRAGRRIAALEAVVRALDERGRATQPPPRERMAS
- a CDS encoding cytochrome P450; translation: MQQATNPQPLTFDLLSLETARNPHPMYHALRTQQPILWSPQLHGWVLTRHADISQVLKDPRLVAGPMTGQFERLPEDIRKQLTPLRDAVNMWMGHTTNEGHLRFQALLKRYFTPRTVENFRPRIQALTDTLLDAAAARGSSFDMVKDLAIPLPSNVIAEMLGVPLADEYLLQRWSRDLGGIFTNFNPEQLFQSQKSVLEMMDYMREVLSQYRRGASGENILEVFLRAQDEGLVTEEEILANCVLLLFAGHETTARLISRGLALLFDHPEQLAMLRQQPSLIPQAVEEMLRYGDVAGMTTRLTVAPVELGGQTMQPYQMVYVMLAAANRDPSLFPDPDRFDITRKPGKHVAFGYGSFYCLGAALARLEAQVFFETLLRRFPNVRPAKGASPVWEQQGPLNMHLVTLPVEL
- a CDS encoding acyltransferase family protein; this encodes MTRPGASLFDLSKPSSRHPGLDGARGLAVVAMVLGHTLDALLAPEWRAHPWVQRYWELRGITAPLFLLVAGFAVVAALGTSQESAGQSFGRRLRRALLLLFLGYLVHWPGWDTAHALGWGEELRSLVFSFDALQSIGVSLLVGAAVLVLARGTWTRAVVLAALAVGIPLASTWMWNAATGWPIELRQAVGMPGARFPLFPWAGFFFAGALAAHLLRLLRPGWPQGLALVALGGGLVLLTGRLPADWSPTSAWLVAFRVGEGLLVLGAVNLVPQVLSRLLAPLGRASLWLYVLHLPVVYGWAGTAGLAGRVGPTLGLVPALGVGLGLLAVCYAIARLAKLIRGGRRASDTTKWRARPVPIDGAALRSGQRT
- a CDS encoding cytochrome-c peroxidase, which codes for MKFNSLVRPLFLVAVTAGTAAFAQAAKPTAAAPAAPTTAAQNVVIDRALLKAFKVLPTRFEDPKNPITPEKVELGRMLYFDTRLSKNQDVSCNSCHDLNKFGVDGKPFSTGHKKQLGGRNSPTVYNSGGHLLQFWDGRAANLEEQAKGPILNPVEMAMPSEERVVETVKSIPGYVTAFQKAFPGEADPVTYDNLAKAIGAFERQLVTPSRFDKFLAGDDKALSAAEKVGLQKFLEQGCQTCHNGPAIGGSMQKLGLVVPFQSKDQGRFDLTKKESDRMMFRVPTLRNVTKTAPYFHDGSVKELQTAVKLMAQHQFGKQISDADAKSIVTFLDSLTGELPKSYIARPKLPASGPKTPKPDPS
- a CDS encoding TRL-like family protein — translated: MHLLQKLSVIAVLSMGLSGCAGAAFIGRPVIGTTTLYAATSATEFINEQTRLGTKSGEGCVTSILGIVTTGDATATEAARKAGINRVTHIDHKFENILGLYAKYCVMVYGD